In one Zalophus californianus isolate mZalCal1 chromosome 10, mZalCal1.pri.v2, whole genome shotgun sequence genomic region, the following are encoded:
- the RMI2 gene encoding recQ-mediated genome instability protein 2: MAASVEAAGAGNSAPGAGDSAPGGGSAAVRLPRSPPLKVLAEQLRRDAEGGPGAWRLSRAATGRGPLELVTVWMQGTVVAAGGGEARLRDPSGAFSVRGLERVPRGRPCLVPGKYVMVMGVVQVCRPEPCLQAVKMTDLSDNPIHESMWELEVEDLHRNIP, translated from the exons ATGGCGGCCTCGGTGGAGGCTGCAGGCGCCGGGAACTCGGCTCCAGGCGCCGGGGACTCGGCTCCAGGCGGCGGCTCAGCCGCCGTGCGGCTGCCGCGGTCGCCGCCGCTCAAGGTCCTGGCGGAGCAGCTGCGGCGCGACGCGGAGGGCGGCCCGGGTGCGTGGCGGCTGTCGCGGGCGGCGACGGGCCGCGGGCCGCTGGAGCTGGTGACCGTGTGGATGCAGGGCACGGTGgtggcggcgggcggcggcgagGCGCGGCTGCGGGACCCGAGCGGGGCCTTCTCAGTGCGCGGCCTGGAGCGGGTGCCGCGCGGGCGGCCCTGCCTGGTCCCAG GAAAGTATGTGATGGTAATGGGAGTGGTGCAGGTGTGCAGACCCGAGCCGTGCCTTCAGGCTGTGAAGATGACAGACCTCTCCGATAACCCCATCCACGAAAGCATGTGGGAGCTAGAAGTGGAAGATTTACACAGGAATATTCCTTAG